In one Candidatus Nanopelagicales bacterium genomic region, the following are encoded:
- a CDS encoding universal stress protein, which translates to MECEPSLQSRIVFGDDHSAGADIAFRWITAHEWPTWDLDIVSVTPPDPSFVSLITSDPLREVQPEHPRTIPKSCELKKVRYLTASGDPRIVLSEGLGVGLTVIGARGSGIMKALHLGSTAERLAKSPNAPVVIARRSERIHSILACVDGSPHSDAAIAALVKMPWIATTHVTVLAVDHDLDWDSEVPSLREKAENSARILRDCGAKVSVKVLLADPTVSRLNAKYPIFDMLDSLAPDFVALGTKGRRGLSRALMGSIANDVTQYAECSVLLAHGH; encoded by the coding sequence ATGGAATGCGAGCCCTCCCTGCAGAGTCGAATCGTCTTTGGCGACGATCACTCTGCCGGTGCAGACATCGCATTTAGGTGGATCACTGCACACGAATGGCCCACGTGGGACCTTGACATTGTCTCCGTAACACCTCCGGATCCGAGCTTTGTCTCCTTGATCACCTCAGACCCCTTGCGTGAAGTGCAGCCCGAACACCCTCGGACGATTCCAAAGTCATGCGAATTGAAAAAGGTCCGATACCTGACTGCTTCAGGGGACCCACGAATCGTGCTCAGCGAGGGCCTCGGGGTTGGCCTCACGGTTATCGGAGCGCGCGGGAGCGGAATCATGAAGGCGCTCCATTTGGGCAGCACTGCTGAGCGGCTGGCGAAGTCTCCAAATGCACCTGTTGTCATCGCACGGCGCTCAGAACGGATACATTCAATCCTCGCTTGTGTCGACGGTTCCCCTCATTCGGATGCCGCCATCGCAGCACTCGTCAAGATGCCTTGGATAGCCACGACGCACGTGACTGTGCTCGCCGTTGATCACGATTTGGATTGGGATTCGGAAGTGCCATCCTTACGTGAGAAGGCTGAAAACTCTGCGCGGATATTGCGCGACTGTGGCGCAAAGGTGTCAGTGAAAGTCCTGCTCGCTGATCCGACTGTGTCGCGACTCAACGCCAAGTACCCGATCTTCGACATGCTCGATTCATTGGCCCCGGATTTTGTTGCTCTGGGCACGAAGGGGCGCCGGGGTCTATCTCGTGCGCTGATGGGATCGATCGCAAACGACGTCACTCAGTACGCAGAATGCTCCGTGCTACTAGCCCATGGCCACTGA